Proteins from one Methanococcus maripaludis C5 genomic window:
- the queC gene encoding 7-cyano-7-deazaguanine synthase QueC, producing MKAICVLSGGLDSAVTSLVAKSENYDITTVTFNYGQMALNQEIKSAEKISEILNADHHVIDINFVKEFSKSGLNTGNIPEPEKEDLDDFEKSEKTMKAVWVPARNMIMFSIASGFAEGIDAEKIFSGLNREEGVTFPDNTPEFIERFNKSLEYGTLNKVKMVAPLYELNKPEIAKLGKELELKLDLEVIKYSYSCYRDNGEDYLHCGTCESCMRRKRAFKEAGIVDPTKYLVE from the coding sequence ATGAAAGCTATCTGTGTACTCAGTGGAGGACTCGATTCCGCGGTAACTTCGCTAGTTGCAAAATCAGAAAACTACGATATTACGACAGTTACGTTTAATTACGGGCAGATGGCATTAAATCAAGAAATAAAATCTGCTGAAAAAATATCAGAGATTTTAAACGCCGATCACCACGTAATTGATATTAATTTTGTAAAAGAATTCAGTAAAAGTGGATTAAATACGGGAAACATCCCCGAACCTGAAAAAGAAGATCTTGATGATTTTGAAAAATCCGAAAAGACCATGAAAGCTGTATGGGTTCCAGCAAGAAACATGATCATGTTTTCGATCGCATCAGGATTTGCAGAAGGAATTGACGCTGAAAAGATATTTTCTGGATTAAACAGGGAAGAAGGAGTAACTTTTCCAGATAATACTCCAGAATTTATTGAAAGATTTAATAAAAGCCTAGAATATGGTACATTAAATAAAGTTAAAATGGTTGCACCATTGTATGAATTAAATAAACCTGAAATTGCAAAATTAGGAAAGGAACTTGAATTAAAACTTGATTTAGAAGTTATAAAATACAGTTATTCATGCTACAGGGATAACGGGGAAGATTATTTACACTGCGGAACTTGCGAGAGCTGCATGAGAAGAAAAAGAGCATTTAAAGAAGCAGGTATAGTTGATCCTACAAAATATCTCGTTGAATAG